Below is a genomic region from Henckelia pumila isolate YLH828 chromosome 3, ASM3356847v2, whole genome shotgun sequence.
TTTCATGGTGACCCAACTGCACCCAGTCTCTTTCCTTGCTTCAGCATCCCTCATTGCAAGTCGTGTTTCTGTAACGTGCACCCAATCTCCACCCGAGGCGTACATATTAGCAAGGAGGACATAATTGACTGCGTTTTGAGGTTCCAGCTCAATGATCATTTGAGCAGCCCTCTTGCCTAAATCCATCAGGCGACCACTAGCTCGACTACATGCTCCAAGAACGGTTCTCCACATAAGGGCATTTGGGGTTACAGTAATTCGAGCCATGAACTCTTCTAATTTGTCAAATTCAGCGGCTCTGCTGAGGAGATCCACCATACATGAGAAGTGCTCGATTCTTGGTGTTAGGCCATATACTTTGGTCATGGATTCAAAGTGTTCGTATCCTTGACTGACCAACCCTACATGACTACAAGCCGATAAGACCCCAACAAAGGTAACATGATCGGGTTGCTGGTTTTCAAGTTTCATCTGTGTGAACATCTCCAGAGCTTCGTGTCCATCACCATGTCGAGCATAGCTGGATATCATGGAGTTCCAAGAGTATATGTTCCGATGAGGCATTAAATAAAAAACTCTAGAAGCATATTCTATCCTTCCACATTTTGCATACATGTCTATCAAAGCACTACCGATCACAACATCAGCATCCAAACAAGCTCTAGTTGAACAAGCATGAACTTCCATGCCATGTTCCAAAGTTGCAACAGAAGCACAAGAACTAAGAACAGTGGCAAAGGTGTAACAGTCTAGTCTTTGACCACTTTGCAGCATAAGCCATACTGCATCCACGGCTTCAACCAAATGCTCGTTATGTATGTATCCGGAGATAATGGAATTCCAACTCACATCATCCCTTTCAGACATTCTTGAAAATATAGTTTCACAGTCATTCATCTCCCCACACTTGCCATAACAAGCTAGAAGTGAGTTCTGAACGGCACTATCACTCACGAGATGATACTTTAACACCAGCGAATGAATTTGATGCGCAAGTTCAACATGAGATAGAGATGCTACGGCTATGAGAATGTTTATGAAAGTGATATTATTTAGACTAACTCCAGCTCGCATCATCTCTATGAAATAATTTACAGCTTCAATAGCAGATGTCTCAGAAACACTAAATGCCCTGATGACAGAATTCCATGACACATTGTCATATTCAGGCATAAAGTAAAACACTTTCCTGGATTCAGTAACACGTCCAATAGCAGCATATAGGGAAAGAAGAGAATTCGATACTGAAACATCACTATCCAGTCCCAACTTGACCGCTTCGCAATGTATTTGCTCTCCCATCCTGATCCAACCTATACTGCCACAAGAACTCAAAGAGCTGATCAGTGTGAAATTTGAAGGCGTTAGTCCTACTCTCTTCATGGAGCAAAAACTTAACACTGCGTCTTCGAAATACTCATTTTGGTCAAAAGCAGAGATAATGGAACTCCATGACACCGAATCTTTATCCAACATCAACCTGAAAACAGCACAAGCATCTTCAATTGAACCACATTTAGCATACATATTAATCAAACTGTTCCCAACAGCAATCCTGTCATCAAGTATTCCTGTTCGTGTGATATACCCATGGAcctcttttcctttcttttttgcATCTTGCAAACACGAGAACTCACAAATGGCACTCAAAAGATTCCCGTAAGTATCAAGGTTCAATCTAACAAAGTCATTCATCTCCATGAAAAGCTCAACTGCTTCTTCACCATGCTTAAGCTTCACCAATCCAACCATTAATCCATTGACCGACACTGCATTTATCGTACCCATATGCTGAAATATATCCTTTGCAGTTTCGATTAAACCAAACCTGGCAAATAAATTCACCAAAGCACTACCGACATACAGATCTCTCACAAACCCAGACATCTCAATTTTTGCCAGGAGTTGCTCGAGCAGTAATAAGCCATTATCAACACATGGACATTCAGCTGCGGCAGTTATTAGACTAGCAAATGTATACTCGCTAGGCCTGAAACCGAACCCAACATGTTCCATTTGCATCCCAGAGAAAAAGCCAACAGCCAAATTTGCATCTCCCCGCTGAGAGTAAACCGAAATGATAGAATTCCACGAAATTGAATTCTTAGAATCTATCCCATCAAAAACACGACGAGCAAACTCGGAACCAACAGAACCTATAAAACAGTTCGCATACATCGAGATCAGAACATTGCACACGACCACATCAACTGAATGCCGAGTTTTCAAAATTAGACCATGAATTTGCAGCCCATATCCTGATCCATTAGCTCCTAACCTCTGGCACGCCCTTAACACACTTCCAATAGCATAATGATTGGGGATAAACCCTTCGGCCAACATCCTTCCAAATAGAGCAATTGCGTTTGCAGGCATATCATTGTGAGAGCACCCAGAAATCAAGCAAGCCCACGTCACCAAATTCTTATCAGACATTTCATCGAACACACTTTTAGCAGAGGCTAAATCGGCATTCCAAGCATAAAAATTGATGAGACTATTGGTCGTAAACAAATCATTGGCGTACCCATTTTTTATTATTGTCGAATGGAACTGCTTAGCTTCAAAATGGGAGCAGGAAAATCGGAATCTTTCAATCAAAGATTCATACTTCTGAGAAAAGGAAACTCCCAGTGAAACTTCGGGTGGTTGATTGTGGTTGTCAGTATCAAATTGTTGATAAAACACATTAAGCGTGCCCTGATGTGGGATTGATCGAGAGGACAGAGACGCTCTGGCGAGTGAACTGAAAGTAGAATCGAGGTATTTGCAGCGCAGATTGCGCATCGATGCCACAACCTTGTTGCGAGAAAACATTGCGCACAGATGCTCTCCTTCTTCCTCATACTTCTTTCGCGCGTATTTCAGCTTTGAACCATCAAAATTCTGAGTGTGAACATCCGAAGCAGATAATTAAAATACGCAGCCAATATAGCGaataattttatgttaaaaGTAACCATCGGTATCTAGCAGTAACATACTAACATTCGAAA
It encodes:
- the LOC140891305 gene encoding putative pentatricopeptide repeat-containing protein At5g09950, with protein sequence MFSRNKVVASMRNLRCKYLDSTFSSLARASLSSRSIPHQGTLNVFYQQFDTDNHNQPPEVSLGVSFSQKYESLIERFRFSCSHFEAKQFHSTIIKNGYANDLFTTNSLINFYAWNADLASAKSVFDEMSDKNLVTWACLISGCSHNDMPANAIALFGRMLAEGFIPNHYAIGSVLRACQRLGANGSGYGLQIHGLILKTRHSVDVVVCNVLISMYANCFIGSVGSEFARRVFDGIDSKNSISWNSIISVYSQRGDANLAVGFFSGMQMEHVGFGFRPSEYTFASLITAAAECPCVDNGLLLLEQLLAKIEMSGFVRDLYVGSALVNLFARFGLIETAKDIFQHMGTINAVSVNGLMVGLVKLKHGEEAVELFMEMNDFVRLNLDTYGNLLSAICEFSCLQDAKKKGKEVHGYITRTGILDDRIAVGNSLINMYAKCGSIEDACAVFRLMLDKDSVSWSSIISAFDQNEYFEDAVLSFCSMKRVGLTPSNFTLISSLSSCGSIGWIRMGEQIHCEAVKLGLDSDVSVSNSLLSLYAAIGRVTESRKVFYFMPEYDNVSWNSVIRAFSVSETSAIEAVNYFIEMMRAGVSLNNITFINILIAVASLSHVELAHQIHSLVLKYHLVSDSAVQNSLLACYGKCGEMNDCETIFSRMSERDDVSWNSIISGYIHNEHLVEAVDAVWLMLQSGQRLDCYTFATVLSSCASVATLEHGMEVHACSTRACLDADVVIGSALIDMYAKCGRIEYASRVFYLMPHRNIYSWNSMISSYARHGDGHEALEMFTQMKLENQQPDHVTFVGVLSACSHVGLVSQGYEHFESMTKVYGLTPRIEHFSCMVDLLSRAAEFDKLEEFMARITVTPNALMWRTVLGACSRASGRLMDLGKRAAQMIIELEPQNAVNYVLLANMYASGGDWVHVTETRLAMRDAEARKETGCSWVTMKDSVHVFVSGDKSHRDTESIYKKLAELHWKMREMGYVPETRFALYDLEMENKEEVLSYHSERLAVAFVLTRKSELPIRIMKNLRVCGDCHSAFKYISKIVGRRIVLRDCNRFHHFLNGECSCNDYW